The following proteins are encoded in a genomic region of Populus trichocarpa isolate Nisqually-1 chromosome 13, P.trichocarpa_v4.1, whole genome shotgun sequence:
- the LOC127904141 gene encoding ATP synthase subunit beta, chloroplastic produces the protein MRINPTTSGPGVSALEKKNLGHIAQIIGPVLDVVFPPGKMPNIYNALVVKGRDTVSQQINVTCEVQQLLGNNRVRAVAMSATDGLMRGMEVIDTGAPLSVPVGGATLGRIFNVLGEPVDDLGPVDTQITSPIHRSAPAFIQLDTKLSIFETGIKVVDLLAPYRRGGKIGLFGGAGVGKTVLIMELINNIAKAHGGVSVFGGVGERTREGNDLYMEMKESGVINEENIAESKVALVYGQMNEPPGARMRVGLTALTMAEYFRDVNEQDVLLFIDNIFRFVQAGSEVSALLGRMPSAVGYQPTLSTEMGTLQERITSTKEGSITSIQAVYVPADDLTDPAPATTFAHLDATTVLSRGLAAKGIYPAVDPLDSTSTMLQPQIVGEEHYETAQRVKQTLQRYKELQDIIAILGLDELSEEDRLTVARARKIERFLSQPFFVAEVFTGSPGKYVGLAETIRGFKLILSGELDSLPEQAFYLVGNIDEATAKATNLEMENNLKK, from the coding sequence atgagaATCAATCCTACTACTTCTGGTCCTGGAGTTTCCGCGCTTGAAAAAAAGAACCTGGGACATATCGCTCAAATCATTGGCCCAGTGCTAGATGTAGTTTTTCCCCCGGGCAAGATGCCTAATATTTACAACGCTCTGGTAGTTAAGGGTCGAGATACTGTCAGTCAACAAATTAATGTCACTTGTGAAGTACAGCAATTATTAGGAAATAATCGAGTTCGAGCTGTAGCTATGAGTGCTACAGATGGTCTAATGAGAGGAATGGAAGTGATTGACACGGGAGCTCCCCTAAGTGTTCCAGTAGGCGGGGCGACTCTAGGACGAATTTTCAACGTGCTTGGAGAACCTGTTGATGATTTAGGTCCTGTAGATACTCAGATAACATCCCCTATTCATAGATCTGCGCCTGCCTTTATACAGTTAGATacaaaattatctatttttgaaACAGGAATTAAAGTCGTAGATCTTTTAGCCCCTTATCGCCGTGGAGGAAAAATCGGACTATTTGGGGGCGCTGGAGTAGGTAAAACAGTACTAATTATGGAATTAATCAACAACATTGCGAAAGCTCATGGGGGTGTATCCGTATTTGGCGGAGTAGGTGAACGTACTCGTGAAGGAAACGATCTTTACATGGAAATGAAAGAATCCGGagtaattaatgaagaaaatattgcagAATCTAAAGTGGCTCTAGTTTATGGTCAGATGAACGAACCACCGGGAGCTCGTATGAGAGTTGGTTTGACTGCCCTAACTATGGCGGAATATTTCCGAGATGTTAATGAACAAGACGTACTTCTATTTATCGACAATATCTTTCGTTTCGTCCAAGCAGGATCCGAAGTATCCGCCTTATTGGGTAGAATGCCCTCTGCTGTGGGTTATCAACCCACCCTTAGTACCGAAATGGGTACTTTACAAGAAAGAATTACTTCTACCAAAGAAGGGTCCATAACTTCTATTCAAGCAGTTTATGTACCTGCGGACGATTTAACCGACCCTGCTCCTGCCACGACATTTGCGCATTTAGATGCTACTACTGTACTATCAAGAGGATTAGCTGCTAAAGGTATCTATCCAGCAGTCGACCCTTTAGATTCAACATCAACTATGCTCCAACCTCAGATCGTTGGCGAGGAACATTATGAAACTGCGCAAAGAGTTAAGCAAACTTTACAACGTTACAAAGAACTTCAAGACATTATAGCTATCCTTGGGTTGGACGAATTATCCGAAGAGGATCGCTTAACTGTAGCAAGAGCACGAAAAATTGAGCGTTTCTTATCACAACCCTTTTTCGTAGCCGAAGTATTTACCGGTTCCCCGGGAAAATATGTCGGTCTAGCAGAAACAATTAGAGGGTTTAAATTGATCCTTTCCGGAGAATTAGATAGTCTTCCTGAGCAGGCCTTTTATTTGGTAGGTAACATTGATGAAGCTACTGCGAAGGCTACGAACTTAGAAATGGAGAACAACTTGAAGAAATGA
- the LOC127904148 gene encoding LOW QUALITY PROTEIN: NAD(P)H-quinone oxidoreductase subunit K, chloroplastic-like (The sequence of the model RefSeq protein was modified relative to this genomic sequence to represent the inferred CDS: deleted 1 base in 1 codon), with the protein MGNEFRCIGGIRIYRSFNFRAYPNCWFSLCMAKRSIRMVLALEYSDNNNKTKKKKNIETVMNSIEFPLLDRTTPISVISTTSNDLSNWSRLSSLWPLLYGTSCCFIEFASLIGSRFDFDRYGLVPRSSPRQADLILTAGTVTMKMAPSLVRLYEQMPEQKYVIAMGACTITGGMFSTDSYSTVRGVDKLIPVDVYLPGCPPKPEAIIDAITKLRKKISREIYEDRIRSQQGNRCFTTNHKFHIGRTTNTGNYDQGLLYQPPSTSKIAPEAFFKYKKSVSSPELVN; encoded by the exons ATGGGCAATGAGTTTCGATGTATTGGGGGTATCCGTATTTATAGAAGCTTTAATTTTCGTGCTTATCCTAATTGTTGGTTTAGTTTATGCATGGCGAAAAGGAGCATTAGAATGGTCTTAGCTCTTGAATATTCcgacaataataat aaaacaaaaaaaaaaaagaacattgaGACAGTTATGAATTCCATTGAGTTTCCCTTACTTGATCGAACAACCCCAATTTCAGTTATTTCAACTACATCAAATGATCTTTCAAATTGGTCAAGACTCTCCAGTTTATGGCCGCTTCTCTATGGTACCAGTTGTTGCTTCATTGAATTTGCTTCATTAATAGGCTCACGATTCGACTTTGATCGTTATGGGCTAGTACCAAGATCTAGTCCTAGACAAGCGGACCTGATTTTAACAGCCGGCACAGTAACCATGAAAATGGCTCCTTCTTTAGTGAGATTATATGAACAAATGCCGGaacaaaaatatgttattgCTATGGGAGCATGTACAATTACAGGGGGAATGTTCAGTACGGATTCTTATAGTACTGTTCGGGGAGTCGATAAGCTAATTCCTGTAGATGTCTATTTGCCGGGCTGCCCTCCTAAACCGGAGGCGATTATAGATGCTATAACAAAACTTCGTAAAAAAATATCTCGAGAGATTTATGAAGATCGAATTAGGTCTCAACAGGGGAATCGGTGTTTTACTACCAATCACAAGTTTCATATTGGACGTACTACTAATACTGGAAATTATGATCAAGGATTACTCTATCAACCGCCGTCTACTTCAAAAATAGCTCCTGAAGCctttttcaaatacaaaaagtcAGTATCGTCCCCTGAATTAGTAAATTAG
- the LOC127904142 gene encoding acetyl-coenzyme A carboxylase carboxyl transferase subunit beta, chloroplastic, protein MKKCWFHSMLSNVELEYRCRLSKSMDNLGPLENTSVSEDPILNDTEKNTYNWSHSDSSNVDHLVGVRDIRNLNVDDTFLVLGRDNKKDGYSIYFDIENQVFGIDNNHSFLSKLEKEFSSYWNSSYLNKGSRSDDSHYDYSMYDNKYSWNNYINSCIDSYLRSQIGIASSILSGSESYSESYISTYILGESRNSSETGNSRLRTSTNGSDFALRENSNDLGVTQKYKHLWVQCEICYGLNYKKFFKSKMNICEQCGYHLKMSSSDRIELSIDPGTWDPMDEEMFSLDPIDFHSEEEPYKDRIDSYQKKTGLTEAIQTGIGQLNGIPVAIGVMDFQFMGGSMGSVVGEKITRLIEYATNQFLPLILVCASGGARMQEGSLSLMQMAKISSALYDYQSNKKLVYVSILTSPTTGGVTASFGMLGDIIIAEPNAYIAFAGKRVIEQTLNKTVPEGSQAAEFLFHKGLFDPIVPRNLLKGVLSELFQLHAFFPLNHNLSRTLT, encoded by the coding sequence ATGAAAAAATGTTGGTTCCATTCGATGTTATCCAATGTGGAGTTAGAATACAGGTGTAGGCTAAGTAAATCAATGGATAATCTTGGTCCTCTTGAAAATACCAGTGTAAGTGAAGACCCGATTCTAAATGATACAGAAAAAAACACCTATAATTGGAGTCATAGTGACAGTAGTAATGTTGATCATTTAGTCGGCGTTAGGGACATTCGGAATTTAAACGTGGATGAcacttttttagttttaggtAGGGATAATAAAAAAGACGGTTATtccatatattttgatattgaaaatcaagtttttgGGATTGACAATAATCATTCTTTTTTGagtaaattagaaaaagaattttCTAGTTATTGGAATTCTAGTTATTTAAATAAGGGGTCTAGGAGTGACGATTCCCACTATGATTATTCTATGtatgataataaatatagttGGAATAATTACATCAATAGTTGCATTGACAGTTATCTTCGTTCTCAAATCGGGATTGCTAGTTCTATTTTAAGTGGTAGTGAAAGTTACAGCGAAAGTTACATTTCTACTTACATTTTGGGTGAAAGTAGAAATAGTAGTGAAACCGGGAATTCCAGGCTAAGAACTAGCACGAACGGCAGCGATTTCGCTCTAAGAGAAAATTCTAATGATCTCGGCGTAACTCAAAAATACAAGCATTTGTGGGTTCAATGTGAAATTTGTTATggattaaattataagaaattttttaaatcaaaaatgaATATTTGTGAACAATGTGGATATCATTTGAAAATGAGTAGTTCAGATAGAATTGAACTTTCGATTGATCCAGGCACTTGGGATCCTATGGATGAGGAGATGTTCTCTCTGGATCCCATTGACTTTCATTCAGAGGAGGAACCTTATAAAGATCGTATTGATTCTTATCAAAAAAAGACAGGATTAACCGAGGCCATTCAAACCGGCATAGGTCAACTAAACGGCATTCCCGTAGCAATTGGGGTTATGGATTTTCAGTTTATGGGGGGTAGTATGGGATCGGTAGTAGGCGAGAAAATTACTCGTTTAATCGAGTATGCTACCAATCAATTTTTACCTCTTATTCTAGTGTGTGCTTCCGGAGGAGCACGCATGCAAGAAGGAAGTTTGAGCTTGATGCAAATGGCTAAAATTTCTTCCGCTTTATATGATTATCAATCGAATAAAAAGTTAGTTTATGTATCAATCCTTACATCTCCTACGACTGGTGGGGTGACAGCTAGTTTTGGTATGTTGGGGGATATCATTATTGCTGAACCCAACGCCTACATTGCATTTGCAGGTAAAAGAGTAATTGAACAAACATTGAATAAGACAGTACCTGAAGGTTCACAAGCGGCTGAATTTTTATTCCATAAGGGCTTATTCGATCCAATCGTACCACGTAATCTGTTAAAGGGCGTTCTGAGTGAGTTATTTCAGCTCCACGCTTTCTTTCCTTTGAATCATAACTTAAGTAGAACCTTAACTTAA
- the LOC127904144 gene encoding ribulose bisphosphate carboxylase large chain encodes MSCREGLMSPQTETKAGVGFKAGVKDYKLTYYTPDYETKDTDILAAFRVTPQPGVPPEEAGAAVAAESSTGTWTTVWTDGLTSLDRYKGRCYDIEPVAGEENQFIAYVAYPLDLFEEGSVTNMFTSIVGNVFGFKALRALRLEDLRIPPAYVKTFQGPPHGIQVERDKLNKYGRPLLGCTIKPKLGLSAKNYGRAVYECLRGGLDFTKDDENVNSQPFMRWRDRFLFCAEALYKAQAETGEIKGHYLNATAGTCEEMIKRAVFARELGVPIVMHDYLTGGFTANTSLAHYCRDNGLLLHIHRAMHAVIDRQKNHGIHFRVLAKALRMSGGDHIHSGTVVGKLEGERDITLGFVDLLRDDFVEKDRSRGIYFTQDWVSLPGVLPVASGGIHVWHMPALTEIFGDDSVLQFGGGTLGHPWGNAPGAVANRVALEACVQARNEGRDLAREGNEIIREASKWSPELAAACEVWKEIKFEFQAMDTL; translated from the coding sequence ATGAGTTGTAGGGAGGGGCTTATGTCACCACAAACAGAGACTAAAGCAGGTGTTGGATTCAAGGCTGGTGTTAAAGATTATAAATTGACTTATTATACTCCTGACTATGAAACCAAAGATACTGATATCTTGGCAGCATTCCGAGTAACTCCTCAACCTGGAGTTCCGCCCGAGGAAGCAGGGGCCGCAGTAGCTGCTGAATCTTCTACTGGTACATGGACAACTGTGTGGACCGACGGGCTTACCAGTCTTGATCGTTATAAGGGACGATGCTACGACATCGAGCCCGTTGCTggagaagaaaatcaatttattgCTTATGTAGCTTACCCCTTAGACCTTTTTGAAGAAGGTTCTGTTACTAACATGTTTACTTCCATTGTGGGTAATGTATTTGGGTTCAAAGCCCTACGCGCTCTACGTCTGGAGGATTTGCGAATTCCTCCTGCTTATGTTAAAACTTTTCAAGGCCCACCTCATGGTATCCAAGTTGAAAGAGATAAATTGAACAAGTATGGTCGCCCCCTATTGGGCTGTACTATTAAACCTAAATTGGGGTTATCCGCTAAGAATTACGGTAGAGCAGTTTATGAATGTCTACGCGGTGGACTTGATTTTACCAAAGATGATGAGAACGTGAACTCCCAACCATTTATGCGTTGGAGAGATCGTTTCTTATTTTGTGCCGAAGCACTTTATAAAGCACAGGCTGAAACCGGTGAAATCAAAGGGCATTATTTAAACGCTACTGCAGGTACATGCGAAGAAATGATCAAAAGGGCTGTATTTGCCAGAGAATTGGGAGTTCCTATCGTAATGCATGACTACTTAACAGGGGGATTCACCGCAAACACTAGTTTGGCTCATTATTGCCGAGATAATGGTTTACTTCTTCACATCCATCGCGCAATGCATGCAGTTATTGATAGACAGAAAAATCATGGTATACACTTTCGTGTACTAGCTAAGGCATTACGTATGTCTGGTGGAGATCATATTCACTCTGGTACCGTAGTAGGTAAACTTGAAGGGGAAAGAGACATAACTTTGGGTTTTGTTGATTTACTGCGTGATGATTTTGTTGAAAAAGATCGAAGCCGCGGTATTTATTTCACTCAAGATTGGGTCTCTCTACCGGGTGTTCTACCCGTGGCTTCGGGGGGTATTCACGTTTGGCATATGCCTGCTCTGACCGAGATCTTTGGAGATGATTCCGTACTACAATTCGGTGGAGGAACTTTAGGGCACCCTTGGGGAAATGCACCCGGTGCCGTTGCTAATCGAGTAGCTCTAGAAGCATGTGTACAAGCTCGTAATGAGGGACGTGATCTTGCTCGTGAGGGTAATGAAATTATCCGTGAAGCTAGCAAATGGAGCCCTGAACTAGCTGCTGCTTGTGAAGTATGGAAGGAGATTAAATTTGAATTCCAAGCAATGGATACGTTGTAA
- the LOC127904159 gene encoding LOW QUALITY PROTEIN: NAD(P)H-quinone oxidoreductase subunit J, chloroplastic (The sequence of the model RefSeq protein was modified relative to this genomic sequence to represent the inferred CDS: inserted 1 base in 1 codon), which produces MRGPLSAWLVKHGLVHRSLGFDYQGIETLQIKPEDWHSIAVILYVYGYNYLRSQCAYDVAPGGLTTRRHRGRSTTLRNQQHENFAINXSLFLIGIGTKKNGWDNKYPSHSCFGYPYNHRRLLK; this is translated from the exons atgcggGGTCCTCTGTCTGCTTGGCTGGTCAAACATGGGCTAGTTCATAGATCTTTGGGCTTTGATTACCAAGGAATAGAGACTTTACAAATAAAGCCCGAGGATTGGCATTCCATTGCTGTCATTCTATATGTATATGGTTACAACTATCTGCGTTCCCAATGTGCCTATGATGTAGCACCGGGCGGGCT TACCACTAGGCGGCATAGAGGAAGAAGCACTACGCTTAGGAATCAACAACACGAAAACTTTGCTATAA TTTCCCTTTTCCTTATTGGGATCGGGACTAAGAAGAATGGTTGGGACAACAAATATCCATCTCATTCGTGCTTTGGATACCCATATAACCATCGAAGACTGTTGAAGTGA